A window from Listeria seeligeri serovar 1/2b str. SLCC3954 encodes these proteins:
- a CDS encoding PTS sugar transporter subunit IIA, with the protein MDIQELDISKVINPALVNLELQATTKLEVINELTDLLVKTGAVVDRDAFIADVLYREEEGKTGLGEGVAIPHGKSASVSNTSIAVGRTKEPVEWESLDDKPVNIIILFAVKNSDATTTHIKLLQKVAILLADDEVIGQFQTVQTKEDFIKLLAKNQV; encoded by the coding sequence ATGGATATCCAAGAATTAGATATAAGTAAAGTAATTAATCCAGCGCTCGTAAATCTAGAATTACAAGCAACAACCAAGCTAGAAGTAATTAATGAATTAACAGATTTACTTGTCAAAACGGGAGCAGTAGTAGATAGAGACGCATTTATAGCAGATGTACTATATCGTGAGGAAGAAGGGAAAACCGGACTAGGTGAAGGTGTAGCCATTCCACACGGGAAATCCGCAAGCGTATCAAATACATCCATTGCAGTAGGTCGAACCAAAGAACCAGTAGAATGGGAGTCTTTGGATGATAAACCAGTAAACATCATTATCCTTTTTGCAGTCAAAAATTCCGACGCTACGACAACCCACATAAAATTACTTCAAAAAGTAGCGATATTACTTGCAGATGACGAGGTGATTGGACAATTTCAAACCGTACAGACGAAAGAAGATTTTATCAAATTGTTAGCTAAAAACCAGGTTTAG
- a CDS encoding APC family permease, translated as MASPLKRLLIGRPLKTSEAGDQKLGKLKALAVLSSDALSSIAYGTEQILLVLVTVSAAAMWYSLPIALCVLVLLFALNLSYKQIIYSYPHGGGAYIVSRENLGNNAGLIAGGSLLVDYMLTVAVSVSSGTDAIVSAVPSLYPFAVPIAVVLVVVVTIINLRGITESASLLAIPVYLFVFSIIVLIFTGLFKVLTGMDASHETAAVGTHVQGVTIFLLLRAFASGSASLTGIEAISNAIPLFKEPRPKNAAKTLTLMAGLLGFFFVGITVLAFVYGTVPELKVTVLSQIAENVFGRNFMFYFIQATTALILVLAANTGFSAFPLLAFNLAKDKFMPRMYLARGDRLGYSNGIITLAVGSILLIILFKGKTELLIPLYSVGVFIPFTLSQTGMIVKWWKQRPKGWKKSLSANLLGASISFTVLIVLFLTRIESVWPVFIFMPIMIYVFHRTRHHYRKVGPQLRIDETMDLPDFKGNAVIICVSDTTKVVEGALQYAKSIGDTVIAVHISIDKKQEKEFVERWNRVHPEVRIANLFSPYRSISDPLMKFIDTAKQKADQDNYSLTVLIPQFIPRKGWQNLLHNQTSLLIRTRLLMKRDVVVSTYPYHLKE; from the coding sequence ATGGCTTCGCCGCTAAAAAGACTATTAATCGGCCGCCCTCTGAAAACATCAGAAGCTGGAGACCAAAAATTGGGGAAATTAAAAGCTTTAGCAGTTCTTTCATCCGATGCACTTTCTTCTATTGCTTACGGTACAGAGCAGATTTTACTTGTGCTTGTGACTGTCAGTGCTGCTGCTATGTGGTATTCATTACCTATAGCGCTTTGTGTACTTGTTCTTTTATTTGCGCTCAACTTATCGTATAAACAAATTATTTATTCTTATCCGCATGGTGGAGGAGCTTATATTGTTTCGAGGGAGAATTTAGGAAACAATGCCGGTTTAATTGCTGGAGGTTCTTTACTAGTTGACTATATGCTTACCGTAGCTGTAAGTGTTTCGTCTGGTACCGATGCCATCGTTTCTGCAGTACCGTCGCTATATCCTTTTGCGGTACCAATTGCTGTGGTATTAGTTGTAGTAGTAACCATTATCAACTTGCGAGGAATTACAGAATCAGCTAGCTTGCTTGCAATTCCAGTATACTTATTCGTTTTTTCTATTATTGTACTTATATTTACTGGATTATTTAAAGTATTAACTGGAATGGATGCAAGTCATGAGACAGCTGCTGTAGGAACACATGTACAAGGGGTAACTATCTTCTTACTACTAAGAGCATTTGCTTCTGGATCGGCTTCTTTAACTGGGATTGAGGCAATTTCGAATGCGATACCATTATTTAAAGAACCACGTCCAAAAAATGCAGCCAAAACTTTGACATTAATGGCCGGATTGCTTGGGTTCTTCTTTGTAGGGATTACGGTGCTGGCTTTTGTTTATGGGACTGTTCCGGAATTAAAAGTAACAGTGTTATCGCAAATTGCGGAAAATGTTTTTGGTAGAAACTTTATGTTTTATTTTATTCAAGCGACTACTGCTCTTATCTTAGTCCTAGCAGCTAATACAGGATTCTCTGCCTTCCCGCTCTTAGCATTTAATTTGGCGAAAGATAAATTTATGCCAAGAATGTATCTGGCAAGAGGTGATCGGTTAGGTTACTCAAATGGGATTATCACGCTTGCGGTGGGTTCGATATTACTTATTATCTTATTTAAAGGGAAGACAGAGTTGCTCATTCCACTCTATTCCGTAGGGGTATTCATTCCATTTACTTTATCGCAAACTGGGATGATCGTAAAATGGTGGAAGCAACGTCCAAAAGGCTGGAAAAAGTCATTATCGGCTAATTTGCTTGGGGCATCTATTTCGTTTACAGTGTTAATCGTTTTATTCTTAACTCGTATTGAATCTGTTTGGCCAGTGTTTATCTTCATGCCGATCATGATTTATGTTTTCCATCGTACAAGACATCATTACCGGAAAGTAGGACCACAACTTAGAATTGACGAAACAATGGACTTGCCTGATTTCAAAGGAAATGCCGTTATTATTTGTGTATCTGATACCACCAAGGTTGTTGAAGGTGCACTGCAATATGCTAAGTCTATTGGTGACACAGTCATAGCTGTCCACATTTCTATTGATAAAAAACAGGAAAAGGAATTTGTTGAGAGATGGAATCGGGTTCATCCTGAAGTGCGTATTGCCAATCTGTTTTCACCATATCGGTCGATTTCAGATCCATTAATGAAATTTATTGATACAGCAAAACAAAAAGCAGATCAAGACAATTACTCACTAACGGTATTAATACCGCAATTTATTCCTAGAAAAGGTTGGCAAAATCTCCTTCATAATCAAACAAGTCTATTGATTCGCACGAGACTTCTAATGAAAAGAGACGTGGTTGTTTCCACATACCCTTATCATTTAAAAGAATAG
- a CDS encoding class II fructose-bisphosphate aldolase: MYVSMKGMMQRANEGNYAVMAINCFNLETARAVIDAAQELRAPIIIDLLQEHLDTHLGSRFLTKPIIKMAEEASVEVAINLDHGQDVAIVKQCLADGFSSVMMDASSSPYEENVAITKEMVKFAEVYNASVEAEVGNIGAVTGDNYTNQAMYTDPKVAIDFAKRTGIDALAISYGSSHGDYPAGFTPAFQFDIVREIKAATNMPLVLHGGSGCGAENIQKSVQLGINKINVGSDFMKAQTTKVRDLLQETPAISFVDLIHETIQAGKEAVQYYILLSGSNGKSL, encoded by the coding sequence ATGTATGTCTCAATGAAAGGCATGATGCAGCGTGCTAATGAAGGAAACTATGCTGTAATGGCAATTAATTGCTTTAATTTGGAAACTGCAAGAGCTGTAATTGATGCGGCTCAGGAACTTAGAGCGCCAATTATTATTGATTTATTGCAAGAGCATTTAGATACACATTTAGGAAGTCGATTTTTAACGAAACCGATTATCAAAATGGCTGAAGAAGCAAGCGTGGAAGTAGCGATTAACTTAGATCACGGACAGGATGTGGCGATTGTAAAGCAATGTCTGGCGGATGGCTTTTCCAGTGTCATGATGGATGCATCTAGTTCCCCGTATGAAGAAAACGTCGCGATTACCAAAGAAATGGTTAAGTTTGCGGAAGTCTACAATGCCAGTGTGGAGGCAGAAGTAGGTAATATTGGTGCAGTTACAGGAGATAATTACACAAACCAAGCGATGTATACTGATCCCAAAGTCGCTATTGATTTCGCTAAAAGAACTGGTATTGACGCACTAGCTATCTCTTACGGTTCATCGCACGGCGACTATCCAGCAGGCTTTACCCCAGCATTTCAATTCGATATTGTTAGGGAAATCAAAGCAGCGACGAATATGCCGCTCGTATTACACGGTGGCTCAGGTTGCGGCGCAGAAAATATTCAAAAATCTGTCCAACTTGGAATTAATAAAATTAACGTGGGTTCAGACTTTATGAAAGCTCAAACAACGAAAGTGAGAGATTTGTTACAAGAAACACCAGCTATTAGTTTTGTTGACTTAATTCATGAAACCATTCAAGCCGGCAAAGAAGCTGTTCAATATTATATTTTATTATCCGGTTCTAATGGAAAATCACTTTAA
- a CDS encoding PTS fructose transporter subunit IIB: MNIIGIAACTSGIAHTYIAKEKLTKAGIALGHNIHIETQGTIGIEDEISAEQLKNADVVIIAADIKISGKDRFKGKKIVEIPTDLAIKAPKQIITKIDNEINN, encoded by the coding sequence ATGAATATTATTGGAATTGCGGCATGTACATCAGGAATCGCCCACACGTATATCGCAAAAGAAAAACTAACAAAAGCGGGGATTGCTCTTGGGCATAACATCCATATCGAGACACAGGGGACAATTGGTATTGAAGATGAAATTTCAGCAGAACAATTAAAAAATGCTGATGTGGTGATCATTGCAGCTGATATTAAAATTAGTGGAAAAGATCGTTTTAAAGGAAAAAAAATTGTTGAAATTCCAACTGACTTAGCTATTAAAGCACCAAAACAAATTATTACCAAAATAGATAATGAAATAAATAACTAG
- a CDS encoding LacI family DNA-binding transcriptional regulator yields the protein MATLADVAKRANVSKMTVSRVINHPDQVSDELKMLVYSAMEALEYVPNYAARALVQNRTQVIKFLILEEIDTVEPYYMNLLTGISRELDKYYYSLQLVTQRSRNIGAYDGLIVTGIRDKDYDMGLLDIDKPVIFYGENKRGYDSIDVDNKKGTELATTHVIEIGFSRVVFLGIDLLDEQFMKSRLEGYEEVVKKHNLQPESYFIANSSSVAEEKAFELLRYNSEKIAIVCASDRIAIGVVRAAATFGRRFGENIAVTGFDGVFLDRISSPKITTVRSPVVEMGEELAKMLLAKINDHGKPQGNLLFTPKLLIRASTTGKEE from the coding sequence ATGGCAACTTTAGCAGATGTTGCGAAACGAGCAAATGTCTCCAAAATGACAGTTTCACGGGTTATTAATCATCCAGACCAAGTTTCAGATGAACTGAAAATGCTTGTTTATAGTGCAATGGAAGCGTTAGAGTATGTACCGAATTATGCCGCTCGGGCGCTTGTTCAAAATAGGACACAAGTTATTAAATTTTTGATTTTAGAAGAAATTGATACGGTAGAACCTTATTATATGAATTTATTAACTGGAATTAGTAGAGAACTTGATAAATATTATTATTCACTGCAACTTGTTACCCAAAGATCAAGGAATATCGGTGCTTATGATGGGCTGATTGTTACTGGAATACGTGATAAAGACTATGATATGGGGCTTTTAGACATTGATAAGCCGGTTATTTTTTATGGGGAAAATAAACGTGGTTATGATTCAATTGATGTCGATAATAAAAAAGGAACCGAACTTGCTACAACACATGTGATAGAGATTGGTTTTTCTCGAGTAGTTTTTTTAGGAATTGATTTATTAGATGAACAGTTTATGAAGTCGCGTTTAGAGGGCTATGAAGAGGTTGTTAAAAAGCATAATTTGCAGCCGGAAAGTTACTTTATCGCAAATAGCTCTAGTGTAGCGGAAGAAAAAGCATTTGAATTATTACGTTATAACTCAGAAAAAATTGCTATCGTGTGCGCTTCAGACCGTATTGCCATTGGTGTAGTTCGAGCAGCAGCAACGTTTGGTCGTCGCTTCGGTGAAAATATTGCTGTGACAGGATTTGATGGAGTATTTTTGGATAGGATTTCCTCCCCGAAAATTACTACAGTTCGTTCCCCAGTAGTAGAAATGGGTGAGGAACTTGCTAAAATGTTACTCGCAAAAATTAATGATCACGGGAAACCTCAAGGAAACTTATTATTTACTCCAAAATTACTAATACGAGCTTCTACAACTGGAAAAGAAGAGTAA
- a CDS encoding Crp/Fnr family transcriptional regulator, producing MYLKETLDQFASPANILKLLKKDLTFNKHCIQERIEINTVIKADRERKYVYVIVEGFMKFIFEGIHKQEFIFIIERGSFPVLPIYSEDIPIYSKIIALTDVVWWRIDFQFFKKMMAIEDTRNYVMLHQLAETRRKLYFIAIKEKLSARDSIYFSLNEMMNFGIRISANTMELPKFLTYQELANFANTSKSYTSKVLAELREEGILDSQKKPWRINDIQQVKKLIDVTKLRPFL from the coding sequence ATGTATTTAAAAGAAACTTTAGACCAATTTGCTTCACCAGCAAATATTCTTAAATTACTAAAAAAAGATCTTACTTTTAATAAACACTGCATTCAAGAACGTATTGAAATAAACACGGTTATAAAAGCAGATAGGGAACGAAAATATGTCTATGTTATAGTAGAAGGATTCATGAAATTTATCTTTGAAGGTATTCACAAACAGGAGTTTATTTTTATTATAGAGCGAGGTTCATTTCCAGTTTTACCTATTTATTCTGAGGATATTCCAATATATTCAAAGATTATTGCTTTAACAGATGTTGTTTGGTGGCGCATAGATTTTCAATTCTTCAAAAAAATGATGGCGATAGAGGATACTAGAAATTATGTAATGCTCCATCAGCTAGCTGAAACGCGACGGAAATTATATTTTATTGCTATTAAAGAAAAGTTAAGCGCAAGAGATAGCATTTATTTTTCTTTAAATGAAATGATGAATTTCGGAATACGTATTTCTGCAAATACAATGGAATTACCTAAATTTTTAACATATCAAGAACTTGCGAACTTTGCAAATACTTCTAAAAGCTACACATCTAAAGTACTTGCGGAACTCCGAGAAGAAGGGATTTTGGACTCACAAAAAAAACCCTGGCGAATAAATGACATCCAGCAGGTTAAAAAATTGATTGATGTTACAAAATTACGACCTTTCCTATAA
- a CDS encoding ABC transporter ATP-binding protein, which yields MTLELHNVTKKFADKTAVNDLSFRVEEGKILGLIGQNGAGKTTTFRLILHFLEATSGKITWNGKEVSKIDPNIVGYLPEERGLYPNVTIEEQLIFFAELKGYPKQKIKAEIDGWLERAEIVGKKTDLIKTLSKGNQQKIQLLSTIIHQPKLVILDEPFSGLDPVNAEILKKFVFDLRASGAAIIFSSHRMENVEELCDSLIMLKKGSTVLQGTTESVKSVFGRKRILIESSHTKEQLAALPGVVKIIAQRDGIFQLEIANEADAEQIFDYVTKDGFIQTFSLQAPTLEEIFKWKAGEFK from the coding sequence GTGACGCTTGAACTACATAATGTCACGAAAAAGTTTGCTGATAAAACTGCTGTCAATGACTTATCTTTCCGAGTAGAAGAAGGGAAAATACTCGGATTAATTGGACAAAATGGCGCTGGAAAAACAACCACATTTCGGCTTATTTTACATTTTTTAGAAGCAACTTCTGGAAAAATTACGTGGAATGGCAAAGAAGTAAGCAAAATTGATCCGAATATTGTTGGCTATTTACCAGAAGAACGTGGTTTATATCCGAATGTCACCATTGAAGAACAACTGATATTTTTTGCTGAATTAAAAGGTTACCCAAAGCAAAAAATCAAGGCAGAAATAGATGGTTGGTTAGAACGGGCGGAAATCGTTGGTAAAAAAACCGATTTAATTAAGACACTCTCCAAAGGGAACCAACAAAAAATCCAGCTTTTAAGTACGATTATTCATCAACCAAAACTCGTTATTTTAGACGAACCTTTTAGCGGACTTGATCCTGTAAATGCCGAGATATTAAAGAAATTTGTTTTTGATTTACGTGCATCTGGAGCAGCGATTATTTTCTCTAGTCACCGTATGGAAAATGTAGAAGAACTATGCGATTCATTAATAATGTTAAAAAAAGGCAGCACTGTACTGCAAGGGACGACCGAATCTGTCAAATCTGTCTTTGGTCGCAAACGGATATTGATTGAATCCAGTCATACGAAAGAACAACTAGCAGCCCTTCCTGGTGTAGTAAAAATCATTGCACAGCGCGACGGAATTTTCCAATTAGAAATCGCAAATGAAGCTGATGCAGAACAGATTTTTGATTATGTAACAAAAGATGGTTTCATCCAAACCTTCAGCCTTCAAGCACCAACGCTCGAAGAAATATTCAAATGGAAGGCTGGTGAATTCAAATGA
- a CDS encoding ketose-bisphosphate aldolase: MLVNMKQLLEVAKENKFAVGAFNVADSNFLRVVVEEAEKNNAPAIIAVHPTELDFTKDDFFEYVLARIKNSPVPFVLHLDHGDNMGDVMRAVRCGFSSVMIDGSLLPFEENIRVTKEVVDVCHKLGVSVEGELGTIGKTGNSIEGGVSEIIYTKPEEAEEYISRTGVDTLAVAIGTAHGIYPKDKEPKLRLDILQEIKDLVTIPLVLHGGSANPDAEIAAAVEIGIQKVNISSDYKYAFYKKCREILSTTELWDANAIYPECIDAAKAVVKYKMELFHSVNQVEKYQQSNTPVWRSDLI, translated from the coding sequence ATGTTAGTTAATATGAAGCAATTGTTAGAAGTAGCTAAAGAAAATAAGTTCGCTGTAGGTGCATTTAATGTAGCGGATAGTAATTTTTTACGAGTAGTGGTAGAAGAAGCTGAAAAAAATAATGCACCAGCAATTATCGCGGTGCATCCAACTGAACTAGACTTTACAAAGGATGATTTTTTTGAGTATGTGCTTGCTAGAATTAAAAATAGTCCTGTACCTTTTGTGCTTCATTTAGATCATGGTGATAATATGGGAGATGTCATGCGAGCTGTACGTTGTGGTTTTAGCTCCGTGATGATTGATGGATCTCTGCTACCTTTTGAAGAAAATATTCGTGTCACAAAAGAAGTAGTGGATGTGTGCCATAAGTTAGGCGTATCGGTAGAAGGGGAACTAGGAACGATTGGTAAAACAGGAAATAGTATTGAAGGCGGCGTAAGTGAGATTATTTATACTAAGCCTGAGGAAGCGGAAGAATATATTAGTAGAACAGGTGTCGATACGTTAGCAGTGGCAATTGGTACGGCACATGGTATTTATCCTAAAGACAAAGAGCCAAAATTACGCCTAGATATATTGCAAGAAATTAAAGATTTAGTAACTATTCCACTCGTTCTTCATGGAGGTTCAGCTAATCCAGATGCAGAAATAGCCGCAGCCGTCGAAATAGGAATTCAAAAAGTTAACATTTCAAGTGATTATAAATATGCTTTTTATAAAAAATGTCGCGAAATTTTGAGTACAACAGAGCTTTGGGATGCGAATGCTATTTATCCTGAATGTATTGATGCTGCAAAAGCTGTTGTGAAGTATAAAATGGAGCTTTTTCACTCAGTAAATCAAGTTGAAAAATATCAACAAAGTAACACACCAGTTTGGCGTAGTGATTTAATTTAA
- a CDS encoding Crp/Fnr family transcriptional regulator, with translation MQSPFEDLYSKKVLEEEFGYKRFLQTLSNNKIPYKKIRIPKNTVLLTENTINSRVYFIEKGIVSLEKEQHVVSFLGANQIAGLNDYFMEEANVYTVNVIEPITAYEFDKEDVICSIIGMQEGWLYLYLNNRNHENVLIEKCNIMRGNGESRLKNSLEQLGEFFGSENEGMLRIPKCFTRKIIANYANLSVRSVTHLCGKLIESGFLAENSKSFVLLKNSKDSWKELQSEAVSPY, from the coding sequence ATGCAGTCACCATTTGAAGATTTGTATAGCAAGAAAGTATTAGAAGAAGAGTTTGGTTATAAGCGTTTTTTACAAACTCTAAGCAATAATAAAATTCCCTATAAGAAAATAAGGATACCAAAAAATACTGTTTTGCTAACTGAGAATACTATTAATTCTAGAGTCTATTTTATTGAAAAGGGGATAGTATCTTTAGAAAAAGAACAGCATGTGGTCAGCTTTTTAGGGGCTAATCAAATTGCAGGCTTAAATGATTATTTCATGGAAGAAGCTAATGTATATACAGTAAATGTCATAGAACCTATCACGGCCTATGAGTTTGATAAAGAAGACGTTATTTGTTCTATTATCGGAATGCAAGAAGGATGGTTATATTTATACCTTAATAACCGAAATCATGAAAACGTGCTCATTGAAAAATGTAATATCATGCGAGGAAACGGTGAAAGTAGACTGAAAAACTCTTTAGAACAATTGGGAGAATTCTTTGGAAGCGAAAACGAAGGAATGCTACGAATCCCCAAATGTTTTACAAGAAAGATTATTGCTAACTACGCTAACCTTTCTGTAAGATCCGTCACGCATTTATGTGGAAAGTTAATAGAGTCGGGGTTTTTAGCGGAAAATTCCAAGTCTTTCGTTTTGTTGAAAAATTCGAAAGATTCTTGGAAGGAATTGCAATCCGAAGCAGTATCCCCATACTAA
- a CDS encoding BglG family transcription antiterminator: MLLTKTERALINLFLTKNDFLTANQLAEILDVSSKTVYRKIKNINKTTGKKDIVISEKGRGFKLDYKAYIQAKLETTEDIFGYTPTERREKILLQILFKSPKYLNIHNLYEGYYVGYNSIKNDFALLNQSIEKYHLTIEKRQKEIRVVGTEENIRTAINEVINNLDLSSYDDLKTEYSDLNKADVQFIVKQMEIIENKLAISIPYPYDINIFSHLYILINRFRQGEVEEFDESLEEYIITNEALHTIAVEAIEAIEQYLKMQLPKRETFNFLQYLISSRFNHEIESIPNKVLPIVEEMTDFYIDQVAAKINVPINKKQLKVELLSHMKPMVNRMNHQINIKNNLLSDIKLEYGNLFEIIKETAQDVAKTFKLHTISDDEVGYITIYFAKHMEQSPLIKRIIIMCSSGIGTSELLKVKVQKAFPDVEIVDVLSSTKFKNNLQDYRNIDFILTTINADSNEEIPSLLVSAMFTEKDKLMVKKLMESL; this comes from the coding sequence ATGCTTCTAACGAAAACGGAGCGTGCATTGATTAACTTGTTCTTAACAAAAAATGATTTTTTAACAGCCAATCAATTAGCAGAAATTCTCGATGTTTCTTCCAAAACCGTTTATCGAAAAATTAAAAACATCAATAAAACAACTGGGAAAAAAGACATCGTAATTTCAGAAAAAGGACGTGGTTTTAAGCTTGATTACAAGGCGTACATTCAAGCAAAACTAGAAACAACGGAAGATATTTTTGGTTATACACCTACAGAACGACGAGAAAAGATTTTGCTACAAATATTGTTTAAATCACCAAAATATTTAAATATCCACAACTTATACGAAGGTTACTACGTTGGTTATAACTCAATAAAAAATGATTTTGCACTTTTAAATCAATCAATTGAGAAATACCATTTGACCATCGAAAAGCGACAAAAAGAAATTCGCGTAGTAGGAACTGAAGAAAATATCCGCACAGCAATTAACGAGGTAATTAACAACTTAGATTTATCCAGTTACGACGATTTAAAGACAGAATATAGTGATTTAAATAAAGCCGATGTTCAGTTTATCGTCAAACAAATGGAGATAATTGAAAATAAACTCGCAATAAGTATTCCTTATCCGTACGATATTAATATTTTTTCGCATCTGTACATTTTAATCAATCGTTTCAGGCAAGGTGAGGTGGAAGAATTTGACGAGTCGCTTGAAGAATACATAATCACGAATGAGGCGCTCCATACAATTGCTGTTGAAGCAATCGAAGCAATTGAACAATATTTAAAAATGCAGCTACCAAAACGCGAAACTTTCAACTTTCTCCAATATTTAATTTCATCGCGCTTTAATCACGAAATTGAATCCATTCCGAACAAAGTTTTACCAATAGTGGAAGAAATGACGGATTTTTATATTGATCAAGTCGCCGCTAAAATCAATGTTCCAATCAATAAAAAACAGTTGAAAGTCGAACTTCTAAGTCATATGAAGCCCATGGTCAATCGCATGAATCACCAAATAAATATTAAAAACAACTTGTTAAGCGATATCAAGTTAGAATATGGAAATCTATTTGAAATTATTAAAGAAACTGCTCAAGACGTTGCTAAAACATTTAAACTCCATACCATTTCAGATGATGAAGTTGGCTATATAACGATATACTTCGCCAAACATATGGAGCAATCGCCGCTAATAAAACGGATTATCATTATGTGTTCTAGTGGAATCGGTACATCGGAGTTATTAAAAGTAAAAGTTCAAAAAGCATTTCCAGATGTAGAAATAGTAGATGTATTATCATCAACAAAATTCAAAAATAATTTGCAAGACTATCGGAATATTGATTTTATTCTAACAACGATTAATGCAGATAGTAATGAAGAAATTCCATCGCTTCTCGTAAGTGCGATGTTTACAGAAAAAGATAAACTGATGGTGAAAAAATTAATGGAAAGTTTATAG
- a CDS encoding PTS fructose transporter subunit IIC, with the protein MKKLQIKKHALTAISYMLPLVVASGLLIAIGNLTSGQVIENYQAPYSIPDALVSLGVLGMGLLAPVIAAAIAYSIADRPGIAPGLLMGVIANSIGAGFLGGMLGGYLVGYFVLILVKYLKVPKWAQGLMPMMIIPLISSLVMGLLMYFVIGVPIVWATDAMTNFLEGMQGSMRFVFGAVLGGMAAFDFGGPVNKVASLFADGLLLEGVKEPEAVKILASMVPPFGVTLSWVVSKLIKKKKYTKSEEDNIKIAFPMGICMITEGVIPIAAVDPIRVIVSCTLGAAVGGGLSMTWGIGSPVPSGGMFIVPAMNEPLLFCLALLIGTCVTAALLLILKREPTAEEELIADQGLEEEEEVDLSRIKIS; encoded by the coding sequence ATGAAAAAACTGCAAATCAAAAAACATGCACTTACAGCGATTTCGTATATGTTACCGTTAGTTGTTGCCTCGGGGTTACTTATTGCCATTGGAAATTTAACAAGTGGACAGGTGATTGAAAATTATCAAGCGCCGTATTCGATTCCGGATGCTCTTGTCTCGCTTGGTGTGCTGGGGATGGGACTGCTTGCTCCAGTCATTGCTGCAGCGATTGCCTATTCGATAGCTGACAGGCCAGGGATTGCACCAGGATTACTGATGGGGGTAATCGCGAACTCTATCGGAGCAGGCTTCTTAGGAGGCATGCTAGGTGGGTACTTAGTTGGTTATTTTGTTCTTATTCTTGTGAAATATTTGAAAGTACCAAAATGGGCACAAGGTTTGATGCCAATGATGATTATTCCGCTAATTAGTAGTTTAGTGATGGGGCTTTTAATGTATTTTGTTATCGGTGTTCCAATTGTTTGGGCAACGGATGCGATGACTAATTTCTTAGAAGGTATGCAAGGAAGTATGCGTTTCGTATTTGGTGCTGTGCTTGGTGGAATGGCTGCATTTGATTTCGGCGGTCCAGTGAATAAAGTCGCTTCACTCTTTGCTGATGGTTTACTTCTTGAAGGCGTAAAAGAACCAGAAGCGGTAAAAATCCTCGCGTCAATGGTGCCACCTTTTGGAGTGACGCTTTCGTGGGTTGTTTCTAAACTGATTAAAAAGAAAAAATACACCAAATCAGAAGAAGACAATATCAAAATCGCGTTTCCAATGGGGATTTGCATGATCACAGAAGGCGTTATTCCAATTGCCGCAGTTGACCCGATTCGCGTGATAGTATCCTGTACATTAGGTGCTGCAGTTGGTGGGGGTCTCAGCATGACATGGGGTATTGGTTCGCCAGTCCCATCTGGAGGAATGTTTATTGTACCAGCGATGAACGAGCCGCTACTGTTCTGTTTAGCGCTACTGATTGGAACGTGTGTCACAGCGGCATTGCTCTTAATATTGAAGCGAGAGCCTACCGCAGAAGAAGAGCTAATTGCGGACCAAGGTTTAGAAGAGGAAGAAGAAGTCGATTTATCTAGAATAAAAATTTCATAA